A genomic region of Carassius carassius chromosome 27, fCarCar2.1, whole genome shotgun sequence contains the following coding sequences:
- the LOC132106377 gene encoding mitotic checkpoint serine/threonine-protein kinase BUB1 beta-like, with amino-acid sequence METLKDFTLYCSDSSAVLLKVDGSGVPWDFFISSQLRSRRCGDEADADVQICCHVFEDGCLTLWRIPHGDTLQDLLTEPRAGADVSLLVVLLLELVKRFHFCRVVHGGLKPDSLYFYLSGITALDFSSSVDLQLQTDVTTAQDLPSAQKYIQQGLLSPSASPYQVDLIGVGEVVHMLLFNRPMTVKQENSAWTLDEGSGSQHSVPVQSLWKDFFHMILNPGLKCSELVLSELISIVKNSL; translated from the exons ATGGAGACGCTGAAGGACTTCACTCTGTACTGCTCAGACTCCTCTGCTGTCTTACTGAAG GTGGATGGGTCCGGAGTGCCGTGGGACTTCTTCATCAGCTCTCAGCTCCGGTCTCGACGGTGTGGTGATGAAGCGGACGCTGATGTCCAGATCTGCTGTCATGTGTTTGAGGACGGCTGCTTGACTCTCTGGAGGATTCCTCACGGAGACACGCTTCAG GATCTCCTGACCGAGCCCAGAGCTGGAGCCGATGTTTCTCTGCTGGTCGTCCTGCTGCTGGAGCTGGTGAAACGGTTTCATTTCTGTCGAGTGGTTCACGGAGGCCTGAAGCCAGACTCGCTGTACTTTTACCTGAG cggCATCACAGCACTCGATTTCTCAAGCTCGGTGGATCTGCAGCTCCAGACTGACGTCACAACAGCACAAGATCTTCCTTCGGCTCAGAAATACATACAGCAGGGTCTGCTGTCGCCTTCTGCGTCGCCCTATCAG GTGGATCTGATCGGTGTTGGAGAAGTCGTGCACATGTTGCTGTTTAATCGCCCGATGACCGTGAAGCAGGAAAACTCGGCCTGGACTTTAGATGAAGGATCTGGATCTCAGCACAG CGTTCCCGTCCAGTCTTTATGGAAAGACTTCTTCCACATGATTTTGAATCCTGGACTAAAGTGTTCAGAGCTGGTTTTGTCTGAGCTCATCAGTATTGTGAAGAACAGCTTATGA
- the LOC132107377 gene encoding mitotic checkpoint serine/threonine-protein kinase BUB1 beta-like, whose amino-acid sequence MSLEFEKLSTHNWSAPGVPSQRSRVQEEHESQQEGHVQIMYSKDQVYQEDAEFSLEELRAQRYYKSLSDKASHLKKLKQDLQCQIEDKKRLIQQRNITSEKPQEVVHEEASSSFQRSAGSCESDAAVGKSAQFTVCSEQEEDRVVSSSVRREDDINHRGSNAKLQKTAKPFTVFDENTLTNKTSSSANRNSLKLPSLSLKAPRSKAESISDKDASISRSEEVIIKGHWNKTLCRSPDDTCEFSHAAQLASTPFGGVQRPEASESRLTENLSRTAPESTAAPSPCATAEENKLSPILEISQEWGGSSFANSMKQVKEPEIRRAADTPEEVWR is encoded by the exons ATGTCTTTAGAGTTTGAAAAACTGTCCACCCACAATTGGAG CGCTCCAGGCGTCCCATCCCAGAGGAGCCGGGTTCAGGAGGAGCACGAGTCTCAGCAGGAGGGTCATGTTCAGATCATGTACTCTAAAGATCAGGTGTATCAGGAAGACGCAGAGTTCAGCTTGGAAGAGCTCCGAGCCCAGCGCTACTACAAGTCTTTGAGCG ATAAAGCCTCACACCTGAAGAAGCTAAAGCAGGATCTGCAGTGTCAGATTGAGGATAAAAAGAGACTCATTCAGCAGAGAAACATCACCTCGGAGAAACCGCAG GAGGTTGTTCATGAGGAGGCCAGTTCTTCCTTCCAGAGATCTGCAGGATCCTGTGAATCTGATGCTGCTGTGGGGAAATCAGCTCAGTTCACCGTATGCAGCGAGCAGGAGGAAGACCGAGTGGTTAGCAG CTCGGTAAGGCGAGAGGACGACATAAATCACA gaggaagcaacgctaaactgcagaaaacagCCAAACCTTTCACTGTTTTTGATGAGAACACACTGACAAATAAAAC CTCGTCGTCAGCGAACCGTAATTCTCTGAAGCTGCCCAGTTTGAGTCTGAAAGCGCCGAGGTCAAAAGCAGAGTCCATCTCTGACAAA GACGCGTCCATCTCTCGCTCAGAGGAAGTCATCATCAAAGGTCACTGGAATAAGACTCTGTGCAGGAGTCCAGACGACACGTGTGAATTCTCCCACGCCGCTCAGCTGGCGTCCACTCCGTTCGGAGGTGTCCAGAGGCCAGAAGCGTCCGAGTCCAGACTGACGGAGAATCTGAGCCGAACGGCCCCAGAATCCACTGCAGCACCGAGTCCTTGTGCGACCGCTGAGGAGAACAAGCTCAG TCCTATCTTGGAGATCAGTCAGGAGTGGGGTGGCTCTTCCTTCGCTAACTCCATGAAGCAGGTAAAGGAGCCTGAGATCCGTCGAGCTGCAGACACACCAGAGGAAG TTTGGAGATGA
- the apobb.2 gene encoding LOW QUALITY PROTEIN: apolipoprotein B-100 (The sequence of the model RefSeq protein was modified relative to this genomic sequence to represent the inferred CDS: inserted 2 bases in 1 codon; substituted 1 base at 1 genomic stop codon), with translation MGDNELRLLLFRSTVALSMAKRYKAFNKYEYFYQKESLNALNEAVNGPEASCKVEIAVPGTCSYILHTTECKLREATGVNADGNPVFGASAGTEDFKTAMEKHPLKFTVEGGDEIKLFPEEGELINILNIKRGIISALAVPVLEEDRNKEMPTIYGLCKTDYVVKTREDIDTEVTLNRDLSKCDQFRPITDHTSPLALITGLHHSLAQLIWSNQTCNYKFDNEQHHMTSGSCTEKHVLVPFSYKGRNGVTNTGKQALNLVGVAEYNDKVFEHNVANMKPLHLDRSVDMSPIQDKDAALAVLRELSGLSKTNDGRKRAHLAHKLVAVIRKMEVETLTAIVPEALEISRFLMYQVLLQCGTPECNSAIMQIFRTFDRSSVEIDAAVYGMGMIPQSSRVLVKEMLAMAKFKPTKPIYYSLSQAVRRLYETDGVTNEIQAVGDYALEQIGDCTGDQEHVLLSLRVIGNMVVALGAARPALHSSVIQCINQPTASPSVQHAAIQVYRQIIVPEEGREVLMHAVLDRDASVQKRVAAYLILMKNPTPAELAQLAAAVDVEENHQAKSFIISHITNILSSTAPETLDLRWKVREAFQGNEIGMIMEPTKLSRYYRLGSLEGNMIFESPNELPREVMLEMTLNAFGFDMDFIEIGMEGTGFEPIVEALFGDDRFFPDTVMKTTLYATDYMPTQLIEVLDNMLPIMRNERKKRQAIQNIVNEISDNVNKLLENLKAQDSPEAMVYLRLLGAELGYLNAKDGKMIHDLLKMIPTDFAKRLLSSVDNELFLHYIFMDNEFYLPTGAGFPLRVALSGTFTPGIKGGLSFSPGMKEFAFTLSTGIEFVTEIGTHFPDYILSGLEMHTNIYHESGLRAKLSLTNNQLKLSIPVPREPTDSSLVSVVGAMILPINATGEYINAEVCAPVFPGWKHCTVLKYPVDAVPFLPLNSDMRFSVTLYPSVEVTEYTATINYTYDDDSEKVTFRIKAEGTPFEATNTVMLKRKQHTVSSELLIAPLQLYSKVSAKLKHDKKLTLELKSDLKLPETTSVQTLILKLENEKIEAELKSHVNSEIQRIIPNINATETIVDSLIDGQIGQSEKQFRDILAKSAAYLGVPVFAIPERLFLNVEISAHYLFGHPYYTITLPLPLGGKSTRDLNFPTSISTPNLIIPHLDLEIEATSIILPEVSIPMSVLLSVPTLNMTEMSGKLSSNFYNLETALSVARDPSADLRYSAKFEVTGTSPVDLLSLKVEGSALVEPTSANSLMKKVKTVVHHKIFDATITAEEEVKLAEKLSVKSKSKLVVISHFGVQISVEHSGAFEVDNEEISGDGNLEGSFEAGSVNGSGVLTQXVFLLPSRQEAKIDSSLKVDSTLLQARNSFALAFANGGLIIQSNTTAFDDHLANTANITFKEFQLALNSHTKSQAFGLKIQNMVETRAGAEAVSAKIETSTDISEERIHSLIAGVFDINGLAIHSDASAKLMGHTAAHKANLNLNMDGLTTSGTTSLQSAFTMEELKQTFEINYKDLNVTARCKTIGNIMGTRINHNTDLEMAGLSGRIKNHLHFDSMVFNVETNTYGTTIPFSFKFDGSANGDNDLYVHGNCKFNAKVLLKVEPQSIAHTHEFKISTLLYIDRVNIKSHFESKSDTLLIPSEQKTKVTVKAEVNNHAINQEISGYNTPARFGLEGSGTVQTNVLNTANTAYQDFRVSGSLKYDKSNDRHLISLPFIDGLLLVPDNIRITLASMGETLRNYINREGIASKIEILSQHVSDFVSNLNFESRAVQLKHTLITLFKDFALKLENLVESRIDAFVKLVRDIGNRFSEALELTENVVPKHISSLIVSIIENVKIFLSSITTQSYTKLNEIFHPAIALQIPPVSTTLLVPSFGKLYGEVTFSSPVYNVKTSAEFKKASERHPLFTAFIYSKGNSQTYNILNYNLDSTAQISMPEMSPVTVSETLKLTHVYLTLDQQALSTLNGSSFNNASSSSFSLETLYKHQVKIPSQSLSGEVTLIQNAIAFQDGAEITLTVKNTGSSKFTLEDFSEEGTLKSDLHFNMGLSTAKLTFTGRTDSAHLQMKMKVNADAVALSHIEFNARVESESPFIENSLLVASGKACFSDLSIEINVAHDTELVGPVSGVLSNTANIMTRPCTVDIHFQNKGNAKIKLYESLLTTVDLQNDYTFIFNPDLQEFSTVAVASFNHFNYSHNFTANNNEAEMGIYTVVNSVASFEFLNAAEMFVPTIFKIPAVKKLKLNHDQPIELNAEFIYQKSGFAFLLGNLVSEVSLKSSIVNISANTGIYPMIDXHVSATTDSVFQELNSKLDGSTSLTIKSGLKLASSLSMENAHIESNHNSIVTLEDNFEAVLSVDTVAKIHTTGFTVNAAHQLSADTKVHPKAESNLTIKYTFNQSDSEAAGHGDAKNTLKLDATLSYITIESVSQITSNSTSPDGVTLKGTLDNEANVSVKGDGLKSNLKTTGNGCIGFRYSKLWFNIDDQLTVEGELDRMYSLLEINSNYTYIDGRDYDIAINHTAHGKTDLVPLSTIMAAVDIFLTLPSYSDFDVRYKDIFFSSDRFAIKIDYFSRWYNSSAVISVEHLNDLPRFAGLTNLPNLVVYECSYNLTSPSMLLEYQGGLHIIPVYHN, from the exons TGGCCAAAAGATACAAAGCCTTCAACAAGTATGAATACTTCTATCAGAAAGAGTCCTTGAATGCTTTGAATGAGGCGGTCAATGGCCCAGAGGCCAGCTGTAAG GTTGAGATTGCAGTTCCTGGTACATGCAGTTACATCTTGCACACCACCGAATGCAAGCTGAGAGAAGCGACTGGCGTCAATGCAGACGGAAACCCAGTGTTTGGAGCTTCTGCTGGCACCGAGGACTTCAAAACCGCCATGGAGaa ACATCCTCTGAAGTTCACCGTTGAGGGAGGTGATGAAATCAAGCTTTTTCCTGAGGAGGGTGAGCTTATAAACATCCTCAATATAAAGAGGGGAATCATCTCTGCTCTTGCTGTCCCTGTGCTCGAGGAGGACAGGAACAAAGAGATG CCCACCATCTATGGCCTGTGTAAGACTGACTACGTCGTGAAAACCAGAGAAGACATCGACACTGAAGTCACCCTAAACAGAGACCTGTCCAAATGTGACCAGTTCAGACCAATCACGGACCACACCAGTCCCTTGGCCCTCATCACTGGCTTG CACCATTCTCTTGCTCAACTGATCTGGAGCAACCAGACCTGCAACTACAAGTTTGACAATGAGCAGCACCACATGACCTCTGGAAGTTGCACTGAAAAACATGTCCTTGTTCCTTTCTCATACAA GGGAAGAAATGGAGTGACCAATACTGGTAAACAGGCCTTGAATCTTGTAGGAGTTGCTGAGTACAATGACAAAGTCTTTGAACACA ATGTGGCCAATATGAAACCCCTCCATCTTGACCGCAGTGTTGACATGAGCCCCATCCAGGATAAAGATGCTGCTCTTGCTGTTCTGAGGGAACTTTCGGGCCTTTCCAAGACCAACGATGGACGCAAGAGAGCCCACTTGGCCCACAAGCTTGTAGCTGTGATCCGCAAGATGGAAGTTGAAACCTTGACAGCCATTGTTCCTGAGGCCCTGGAGATCTCTCGGTTTTTGATGTACCAGGTTTTGCTACAATGCGGCACCCCAGAATGCAACAGTGCTATCATGCAGATTTTCAGGACCTTTGACAGGTCGTCAGTTGAGATTGACGCTGCTGTGTATGGCATGGGAATGATACCCCAGTCCTCGCGAGTCCTTGTGAAGGAAATGTTGGCGATGGCAAAGTTCAAGCCGACCAAACCCATATACTATTCTCTCAGCCAAGCTGTGAGAAG GCTCTATGAGACCGATGGAGTCACCAATGAGATCCAAGCAGTTGGTGATTATGCCCTTGAACAGATTGGTGATTGCACAGGTGACCAGGAACACGTCTTACTTAGTCTAAGG GTCATCGGCAACATGGTGGTTGCATTGGGAGCTGCACGCCCTGCTTTGCATTCTTCTGTTATTCAATGCATCAACCAGCCAACTGCTTCCCCTTCAGTTCAGCATGCTGCCATCCAGGTCTACAGACAGATTATTGTACCTGAGGAG GGTCGTGAGGTGCTCATGCATGCTGTTCTAGACAGAGATGCATCCGTACAGAAGCGTGTTGCCGCCTACCTCATCTTGATGAAGAACCCTACACCTGCTGAACTTGCACAGTTGGCAGCAGCTGTCGATGTTGAGGAAAACCATCAGGCCAAGAGCTTCATCATCTCTCATATCACTAACATCTTGAGCTCTACAGCACCAGAGACTCTGGA CCTGAGGTGGAAGGTTCGAGAGGCCTTTCAAGGTAATGAAATTGGAATGATCATGGAACCCACCAAACTCTCTCGATACTATAGACTTGGATCTTTAGAGGGAAATATGATCTTTGAATCTCCCAATGAACTGCCAAGGGAGGTTATGCTGGAGATGACCTTGAATGCTTTTGGATTTGATATGGACTTCATTGAG ATTGGCATGGAGGGTACGGGCTTTGAGCCTATTGTGGAGGCCCTCTTTGGTGATGATAGATTCTTCCCAGACACCGTCATGAAGACCACTTTATACGCTACCGACTATATGCCCACCCAACTCATCGAGGTCTTGGACAACATGCTGCCAATCATGAGGAATGAAAGGAAAAAGAGACAG GCTATTCAAAATATAGTCAACGAAATCAGTGATAATGTTAACAAGCTTCTTGAAAACTTGAAGGCCCAGGATAGCCCTGAAGCGATGGTGTACCTCAGGCTTCTGGGTGCTGAACTTGGCTATCTTAATGCAAAAGATGGCAAGATGATTCATGATCTCCTTAAGATGATCCCCACTGAT tTTGCTAAAAGACTGCTTTCAAGTGTCGACAACGAGCTTTTCCTTCACTACATCTTCATGGATAATGAGTTCTATCTGCCCACCGGTGCTGGCTTTCCACTGAGAGTTGCTCTGTCTGGTACCTTTACACCTGGAATCAAAGGGGGATTGAGCTTTAGTCCAGGCATG AAGGAATTTGCATTCACGCTGTCTACTGGCATTGAGTTTGTGACTGAGATTGGGACTCACTTCCCAGACTACATTCTGTCCGGTCTGGAGATGCACACTAACATCTATCATGAGAGTGGCCTCAGAGCAAAGCTCTCTTTGACCAACAACCAGCTCAAGCTTTCCATTCCAGTTCCTCGAGAGCCAActga CAGTTCTCTAGTGTCAGTTGTTGGTGCCATGATTTTGCCCATTAATGCCACTGGTGAGTATATTAATGCGGAAGTATGTGCTCCTGTTTTCCCTGGATGGAAGCACTGTACAGTCCTTAAGTATCCTGTTGATGCCGTCCCTTTTCTTCCTCTCAATAGTGATATGAG GTTTAGTGTTACACTCTACCCATCGGTAGAGGTCACAGAGTATACTGCCACCATCAACTACACCTATGATGATGATTCAGAAAAAGTCACATTTAGAATAAAGGCTGAAG GAACACCCTTTGAGGCCACAAATACAGTAATGTTAAAAAGAAAGCAACACACTGTATCATCTGAGTTGCTCATTGCCCCTCTTCAGCTTTATTCTAAAGTTTCTGCAAAACTAAAGCACGATAAGAAGTTGACGTTGGAACTTAAGAGTGACCTAAAACTCCCTGAGACGACTTCTGTTCAAACACTCATCCTGAAATTGG AGAACGAGAAGATTGAGGCTGAATTAAAGTCTCATGTCAATTCTGAGATTCAAAGAATCATTCCCAACATCAATGCTACTGAAACCATTGTCGATAGCCTTATTGATGGCCAGATTGGCCAGAGTGAAAAACAATTCCGTGATATCCTGGCAAAGTCAGCTGCG TATTTGGGCGTTCCTGTTTTCGCTATTCCTGAAAGACTGTTCCTGAATGT AGAGATTTCTGCTCATTATCTCTTTGGCCATCCTTACTATACCATCACCCTTCCCTTGCCCTTGGGTGGAAAATCCACTAGAGATCTAAACTTTCCGACGTCTATCTCCACCCCAAATCTGATTATACCTCATCTTGATCTGGAAATTGAAGCTACTAGCATTATTCTTCCAGAGGTCTCCATTCCTATGAGTGTGTTGCTGTCTGTGCCGACTCTTAACATGACAGAAATGTCCGGAAAACTAAGCAGCAACTTCTACAACTTAGAAACAGCCTTGTCTGTTGCCAGAGATCCTTCTGCAGACCTACGTTATTCTGCTAAGTTTGAAGTTACCGGAACAAGTCCTGTTGACCTCCTATCCCTAAAggttgaag GATCTGCTCTTGTTGAGCCCACATCTGCCAATTCTCTaatgaaaaaagtaaaaacagtggTTCACCACAAGATTTTTGATGCCACCATCACAGCTGAGGAGGAAGTAAAACTTGCTGAAAAACTCAGTGTGAAATCCAAAAGCAAGCTTGTCGTAATTAGCCATTTTGGAGTGCAAATTTCAGTTGAGCATAGTGGAGCTTTTGAAGTTGATAATGAGGAGATCTCTGGAGATGGAAACCTGGAAGGATCCTTCGAGGCTGGTTCAGTCAATGGTTCCGGAGTCCTTACCCAGTAAGTCTTTCTACTCCCATCCAGACAAGAGGCAAAGATTGATTCTTCATTGAAAGTAGACTCAACACTTCTTCAAGCTCGAAACTCCTTTGCTTTAGCTTTTGCCAATGGAGGACTGATAATTCAATCCAACACTACAGCATTTGATGACCATCTAGCAAACACTGCTAATATCACCTTCAAGGAATTTCAGCTTGCTCTAAATTCTCATACAAAATCACAAGCTTTTGGCCTGAAGATCCAAAACATGGTTGAGACCAGAGCTGGTGCTGAAGCAGTCAGTGCTAAGATTGAGACCTCTACTGACATCTCTGAAGAACGTATCCATTCCCTGATTGCAGGAGTATTTGATATCAATGGTCTAGCTATTCACAGTGATGCCTCTGCTAAACTTATGGGACACACAGCTGCACACAAAGCCAATCTGAACCTCAATATGGATGGCCTGACCACCAGTGGCACAACCTCACTGCAAAGCGCATTTACTATGGAGGAGCTTAAACAGACCTTTGAGATCAACTATAAAGATCTAAATGTCACTGCTAGGTGCAAAACAATTGGAAATATCATGGGAACACGCATTAACCACAACACTGACCTGGAGATGGCTGGACTTTCTGGCAGAATCAAGAATCATCTACATTTCGACTCCATGGTGTTTAATGTTGAAACCAACACTTATGGTACAactattccattcagttttaAATTTGATGGCTCTGCTAATGGTGATAATGACCTGTATGTACACGGTAATTGTAAGTTTAATGCAAAGGTCCTCCTGAAAGTAGAACCACAATCAATTGCTCATACTCATGAATTCAAAATCTCAACACTACTTTACATAGACAGAGTCAACATCAAATCACATTTTGAGAGCAAGTCTGACACTCTGCTGATCCCATCTGAACAAAAGACTAAAGTGACTGTTAAGGCTGAGGTGAACAACCATGCCATCAATCAGGAAATCAGCGGTTACAATACTCCAGCACGTTTTGGGCTGGAAGGGTCTGGAACAGTGCAAACCAATGTGTTAAACACCGCCAATACTGCTTACCAGGACTTCAGAGTCTCTGGCTCGCTAAAGTATGACAAAAGCAATGACAGACATTTAATTAGCTTGCCTTTCATTGATGGTTTGCTTCTAGTTCCTGACAACATCAGAATAACACTTGCAAGCATGGGAGAAACCCTGAGGAATTACATCAACAGAGAAGGGATTGCTTCCAAAATTGAAATCTTATCTCAGCATGTAAGTGACTTTGTGTCTAATTTAAACTTTGAGAGCAGAGCTGTGCAGTTGAAACATACCTTGATAACTCTATTCAAGGACTTTGCATTAAAGCTGGAAAATCTGGTGGAGTCTCGGATTGATGCATTTGTGAAACTAGTGAGAGATATAGGCAACCGTTTCAGTGAGGCACTGGAATTGACTGAAAATGTAGTACCAAAGCACATTAGTTCTTTGATAGTTTCCATCATTGagaatgttaaaatatttcttagCTCGATCACCACCCAAAGTTACACAAAGCTGAATGAGATCTTCCATCCTGCTATTGCTCTTCAGATTCCTCCAGTTTCAACAACTCTTCTAGTGCCATCTTTTGGAAAGCTATATGGTGAGGTCACATTCAGCAGCCCTGTATACAACGTCAAAACCTCTGCAGAGTTCAAGAAAGCCTCAGAGAGACACCCTCTGTTCACAGCTTTTATTTACTCTAAAGGAAACTCCCAGACATATAACATTCTGAATTACAATCTAGATTCCACTGCACAGATATCTATGCCTGAGATGAGTCCTGTAACAGTGTCTGAAACTCTCAAGTTAACACACGTTTATTTGACTTTAGACCAACAGGCATTATCAACATTGAATGGCTCTTCCTTTAACAATGCTAGTTCTTCATCTTTCTCTCTTGAAACTTTATACAAGCACCAGGTGAAAATCCCCTCACAGTCTTTGTCTGGTGAAGTAACCCTGATTCAGAATGCTATAGCTTTCCAGGATGGTGCTGAAATCACCCTGACAGTTAAAAATACAGGATCTAGCAAATTTACTCTTGAAGACTTCTCTGAGGAAGGCACCCTTAAGAGTGACCTGCATTTTAACATGGGCCTCAGCACTGCCAAGCTGACTTTCACAGGCCGCACTGACAGCGCACATTTGCAGATGAAAATGAAGGTGAACGCTGATGCTGTTGCCCTAAGCCACATTGAATTTAATGCTCGTGTTGAATCAGAGTCGCCATTTATCGAGAACAGTTTGCTGGTTGCTTCTGGAAAGGCTTGCTTCAGTGATTTGAGTATAGAAATCAATGTAGCCCATGACACTGAGCTTGTTGGACCTGTTAGCGGTGTCCTCTCAAACACTGCAAACATCATGACTCGTCCTTGCACAGTTGATATTCACTTTCAGAACAAGGGTAATGCCAAGATCAAACTCTATGAGTCTTTGTTAACCACTGTTGATCTCCAGAATGACTACACTTTTATTTTCAACCCTGACCTACAAGAATTTAGCACTGTGGCAGTTGCCTCTTTCAACCATTTCAACTACAGCCATAACTTCACAGCCAACAATAACGAAGCAGAGATGGGTATTTACACTGTTGTGAATAGTGTGGCCAGCTTTGAGTTCTTAAATGCTGCAGAAATGTTTGTGCCAACCATTTTCAAGATTCCAGCAGTCAAAAAGCTGAAACTGAATCATGACCAACCCATTGAGCTAAATGCCGAATTCATCTACCAGAAGAGTGGGTTTGCTTTTTTACTGGGCAACCTGGTCTCTGAGGTGTCTTTAAAGTCATCTATTGTCAACATTAGTGCAAATACAGGTATTTATCCAATGATTGA GCATGTTAGTGCCACAACTGATTCTGTGTTTCAGGAATTGAATTCGAAGCTTGATGGATCCACTAGCCTGACCATAAAAAGTGGACTGAAACTGGCCTCTTCTTTGTCTATGGAGAATGCTCACATTGAGAGCAATCATAACAGCATTGTGACTCTGGAAGACAACTTTGAGGCTGTATtatctgtggacacagttgctaAGATTCACACAACAGGCTTCACTGTTAATGCTGCTCATCAACTTTCTGCTGACACCAAAGTCCATCCAAAGGCAGAATCAAACTTGACAATCAAGTACACCTTCAATCAGTCAGACTCAGAGGCTGCTGGACATGGAGATGCTAAGAATACCCTGAAACTGGATGCAACTCTTTCCTATATCACTATTGAGTCTGTAAGCCAAATAACTTCCAATTCTACATCTCCCGATGGTGTCACACTAAAGGGAACATTGGATAATGAAGCTAACGTCTCTGTGAAGGGTGATGGTCTGAAATCCAATCTGAAGACCACTGGAAATGGATGCATTGGTTTTAGATATTCCAAGTTGTGGTTTAACATTGATGACCAGCTGACCGTGGAGGGAGAACTTGACCGGATGTATTCTTTGCTAGAAATTAATTCAAACTATACATATATTGATGGCAGAGATTATGACATTGCAATAAATCACACTGCTCATGGTAAAACTGATCTTGTTCCCCTGAGCACCATCATGGCTGCTGTAGACATATTCCTGACTCTGCCAAGTTATAGTGATTTCGATGTAAGATATAAAGacatatttttttcatcagaTAGGTTTGCTATCAAAATAGATTATTTCTCTCGTTGGTACAATTCAAGTGCAGTAATATCAGTAGAGCATTTAAATGATTTACCTAGGTTTG CTGGTTTAACTAATTTACCTAATTTGGTTGTGTATGAGTGCTCTTACAATCTCACTTCTCCATCTATGCTTTTAGAGTATCAGGGTGGCTTGCATATAATTCCTGTTTACCACAATTAG